CGGGTCCGCGGGATCGGGCTTGGCATAGCGCATGGAACCATCCGCGCCGTACACCAGGGAAGGAACGCCGCTGCCATCGATATCCTTGAAGACGGTGACTTCCGTTTGCACGGAATTGATGACGATGTGCTTGTCCCAGCGCCGTGACTCGCCCTTCGGATTGATGTAAACGGTGGCCTTCGGAGGGCCGGTCATGATGTCCAGCCAGCCGTCGCCATTGAAGTCATAGGAATACTGGCAATTGATCTCCGGGAACATCTTCGACGGGCTCAGCGTGGTGGCCGGATAGATCTCGCGGTAACGGCTGAAGTCCGGACCGAAGTAGATGTAGGGGCCGGCCGCAATGTCCTGCACGCCGTCGCGGTCAAAGTCTCCGGCGGCAGCTGCCCACGAATAGAACATGTCGCTGATCCGTTGCGCCTTGAAGCGCGGGGCGCTGCTCTCTTGAGGAGAACTGCGGACGGAGATGTCCTTGAAAGCGATATCGCGGAATTTCACCTCACCCTGTCCACCCGCATAGAGCGCCCACGGACCGAAGCTGCCATCGCTCTCCGCAGTGGCACCCATGCCGCCCTGTCCGCCGTCGTTGAGGAAGGCCCGGATGACATTTGCATCGAGGAAGATCTCGAGCTGGTTCCACTCGCCGGGGCGATAGGAGGTGTCGGGTCGGACCAAGGGCTTGTTGTCTTCACCGCCACCCTGACGGTTGCGATTGCCGCCGCCTCCGCCGCGTCGTGCCGGGGCATTGGGATCGGGCGGGGGCGCGATCCGGACCAGAGGATCTTGTCCGGGTGAGCCGAGAGACTCGCGCTTCAGCTCCTTGCCTTGCGGATCGAGAGTGACGCTGAAGGAGTTCGGCTCGCCATCCTTCAGGGAAACAAGGATGCCCTTGGAACCGCTATCCGTCTTTTCCTGTCTCAGCAGGATGCCGGCTTCGGCTTCGCTTGTGACTTGGAAGATGACCCTCAGGCCGACATCCTCGTAGGACTTGCCGAAGGCGAGGGATCCGCCGCCATTGGTTTTCGCGGTGATGATGCCATCGGCGGCGGACCATTCGGCACTGCCGGAGCGCGTCCAGCCATCGAGGCTCGAACCTTCGAAAACGAAGTCAGGCTTGAAGACAAGGCCGGTGCCAGTCACGTCGCCGGGCTGAGGCTCGGCAGCGCGGAAAACGGCGAAGGCACCGAGCACGCCCAGCAGGCCAACGGGTAGCAGGGATGAGGAGGCTTTCATGGGATTCAAGCGCTGATGTTAGCCTTCAGATGTTCGATGCCCCAATCCGCGACCTTCGAGTAGTCGATGGGCTGCACCTTCGGGCTGTACTGGGCCACCATGTAGAGGCCCTTGAAACCGAGCTTTTCACAAAGCTGAACGCAGCGATCGAAGTCGTAGGAGACGTGCTGCATGGTCTTTTCGTCGAAGTCGACCATCTTGGCAGAGACGATGTAGGCGTGGGGTACAATCTTCTCCAGCTTCGCGAAGAGCTTGTCGTCAGGCGGGTAGTTGCCGAAGTCCGGCTCGGTATAAACACCGGACCCCTTCACGATCGCCACGTGTTTGTCCGCGTCCATCTCGATCCCGAAGTGGTTCGCAGTGATGATGATCAGGTTCTTCTCCTTGGC
This portion of the Luteolibacter luteus genome encodes:
- a CDS encoding family 16 glycoside hydrolase, which produces MKASSSLLPVGLLGVLGAFAVFRAAEPQPGDVTGTGLVFKPDFVFEGSSLDGWTRSGSAEWSAADGIITAKTNGGGSLAFGKSYEDVGLRVIFQVTSEAEAGILLRQEKTDSGSKGILVSLKDGEPNSFSVTLDPQGKELKRESLGSPGQDPLVRIAPPPDPNAPARRGGGGGNRNRQGGGEDNKPLVRPDTSYRPGEWNQLEIFLDANVIRAFLNDGGQGGMGATAESDGSFGPWALYAGGQGEVKFRDIAFKDISVRSSPQESSAPRFKAQRISDMFYSWAAAAGDFDRDGVQDIAAGPYIYFGPDFSRYREIYPATTLSPSKMFPEINCQYSYDFNGDGWLDIMTGPPKATVYINPKGESRRWDKHIVINSVQTEVTVFKDIDGSGVPSLVYGADGSMRYAKPDPADPTKPWVEHIVSEKGYAMAHGVGAGDINGDGLLDVLNPNGWWEQPKDKSAGGLWTYHPEAFARYGHRSGGCGGAAMAVYDVNGDGTNDVVTSLNAHGFGLAWFEQKRDSGGSISFVRHMIADDYASQNAGGVTFSQLHGATMADMDGDGIPDFIVGKRYWSHLDCYFDPDPYGDAVVYWYRTVRNPSAPGGAEFVPELIHNRSGVGSDVLAADLNGDGTVEVVTSTNRGTFVFWNNAK